From Micromonospora sp. NBC_01699, a single genomic window includes:
- a CDS encoding DUF1702 family protein: protein MKSYRALRRRILTPDISETKLEVRGFHVKDNESKEMLETVGRSFLTGYAYAAEAATVAEAEERLEGVPTRFRGFAYEGAAMGFAVREGLPIGGRGMVSEFLAGRGDDHVYMAYVGVGWAMARLPRFRWSSLTAPDPLLRWLVLDGYGFHQAYFKTEQYVYQTYQEENFPWPAGPTRWYANRAIDQGIGRALWFVGGTEAEVVAGLIDRFPEHRRSDLYSGAGLAATYAGGGDDTELRWFAKHAGPYQRQVAQGSAFAAGARVRAGLVVPHNRIATEIFCGMSPEEAQQVTDNALVDLPADGDVPAWEVWRHRIAAHFDSLDTAP, encoded by the coding sequence ATGAAATCGTACCGGGCGCTGAGGCGCCGAATCCTGACACCGGACATCTCCGAGACCAAGCTCGAAGTCCGCGGTTTCCACGTCAAGGACAACGAGTCGAAAGAGATGCTGGAGACCGTCGGCCGGTCATTCCTGACCGGTTACGCGTACGCGGCCGAGGCGGCCACCGTCGCGGAAGCGGAGGAGCGGCTCGAAGGAGTGCCGACCCGCTTCCGCGGATTCGCTTACGAGGGTGCCGCGATGGGCTTCGCCGTACGCGAGGGACTGCCGATCGGTGGCCGGGGAATGGTCAGCGAGTTCCTCGCCGGCCGGGGCGACGACCACGTCTACATGGCGTACGTCGGTGTGGGTTGGGCGATGGCCCGGCTGCCGAGGTTCCGCTGGTCGTCCCTGACCGCCCCGGACCCGTTGCTGCGTTGGCTGGTGCTCGACGGCTACGGCTTCCACCAGGCGTACTTCAAGACCGAGCAGTACGTCTACCAGACGTACCAGGAGGAGAACTTCCCCTGGCCGGCCGGACCCACCCGCTGGTACGCGAACCGCGCCATCGACCAGGGCATCGGTCGGGCGCTGTGGTTCGTCGGCGGGACCGAGGCGGAGGTGGTCGCCGGACTGATCGACCGGTTCCCCGAACACCGCCGCTCGGACCTGTACAGCGGGGCGGGACTCGCGGCCACGTACGCCGGTGGCGGTGACGACACCGAGCTGCGCTGGTTCGCCAAGCACGCCGGGCCGTACCAGCGGCAGGTGGCGCAGGGTTCCGCGTTCGCCGCCGGTGCCCGGGTACGGGCCGGACTCGTGGTGCCGCACAACCGGATCGCCACCGAGATCTTCTGTGGCATGTCTCCGGAAGAGGCCCAGCAGGTGACCGACAACGCCCTGGTCGACCTGCCGGCCGACGGGGACGTCCCGGCCTGGGAGGTGTGGCGGCATCGGATCGCCGCCCACTTCGACTCCCTCGACACCGCCCCCTAG
- a CDS encoding DUF1702 family protein: MATALGSLRNLLMTPTLAEVSFHGRGFPTTPSDVTRKLETIPQTVVCGFEWGIDARNLWEIERRVNLVEPELHGFAYEGVTMAYTIRDAMSGRRNKLTEKLLRGPAQPHIFLTYIGIGFAMAKLPRPLWKNILPDLTGVPYHPTMSWLAIDGLGFDRAYFDTTTWITEQKQPTPYPWDGWPDYFPRAFDQGIGRALWFIHGANVTDVTTAVNNFPTSRQADLWSGVGLAATFAGGCTAHDLGTLRHNAGAHAPHLAQGAIFAAKARTFSGYQPPQTETAITALTDLTVSTASTLADDVAVGGLHSDVVPEYEVWRTKIRESVGTLERH, translated from the coding sequence ATGGCCACCGCCCTGGGTTCGCTCCGCAATCTCCTCATGACACCGACACTCGCCGAAGTCAGCTTCCACGGGCGAGGCTTCCCCACCACCCCGAGCGACGTCACCCGCAAACTCGAAACAATCCCACAAACAGTGGTCTGCGGCTTCGAATGGGGCATTGACGCCCGCAACCTCTGGGAGATCGAACGTCGGGTCAACCTCGTCGAACCCGAACTGCACGGCTTCGCGTACGAGGGCGTCACCATGGCCTACACCATTCGCGACGCCATGAGTGGCCGACGCAACAAACTCACCGAAAAACTGCTCCGCGGCCCCGCCCAGCCCCACATCTTCCTCACCTATATCGGCATTGGCTTCGCCATGGCCAAACTCCCCCGCCCCCTCTGGAAAAACATCCTGCCCGACCTCACCGGCGTCCCCTACCACCCCACCATGAGCTGGCTCGCGATCGACGGCCTCGGCTTCGACCGCGCCTACTTCGACACCACGACCTGGATCACCGAACAGAAACAACCCACCCCCTACCCCTGGGACGGCTGGCCCGACTACTTTCCCCGCGCCTTCGACCAGGGCATCGGCCGTGCTCTCTGGTTCATCCACGGCGCCAACGTCACCGACGTCACCACCGCCGTCAACAACTTCCCCACCAGCCGACAAGCCGACCTGTGGAGCGGCGTCGGACTCGCCGCCACCTTCGCCGGTGGTTGCACCGCCCACGACCTCGGCACCCTCCGCCACAACGCCGGCGCACACGCCCCACACCTCGCCCAGGGGGCAATCTTCGCCGCCAAGGCGCGGACGTTCTCCGGCTACCAACCGCCACAGACCGAAACCGCCATCACGGCCCTGACCGATCTCACCGTCAGCACCGCCTCCACCCTCGCCGACGACGTCGCCGTCGGCGGACTCCACTCCGACGTGGTACCGGAATACGAGGTATGGCGCACGAAAATACGGGAGTCGGTCGGCACCCTCGAACGACACTGA
- the tpx gene encoding thiol peroxidase translates to MTVAVERTGVTTFRGRPITLLGTEITVGSRAPDFTILANDFSPLTLASSAGSVRIFSVVPSLDTDVCDQQTRRFNQEAAAIGGVRVLTVSVDLPFAQGRWCGAAGIDGVETGSDHRDLSFGLAYGVAISEFRLLARAVFVVDADDQVVHVEYVPEVGQHPDYAAALEAAGKAAS, encoded by the coding sequence ATGACTGTCGCGGTGGAGCGCACCGGTGTGACCACCTTCCGGGGTAGGCCCATCACGCTTCTCGGTACGGAGATCACGGTAGGCAGCAGGGCACCGGACTTCACGATTCTGGCCAACGACTTCTCACCGCTGACCCTGGCCTCGTCCGCCGGGTCCGTACGGATCTTCTCCGTGGTGCCGTCACTGGACACGGACGTCTGCGACCAGCAGACCCGCCGGTTCAACCAGGAAGCCGCGGCGATCGGTGGGGTTCGCGTCCTGACCGTCTCCGTCGACCTTCCGTTCGCACAGGGCCGGTGGTGCGGCGCGGCCGGCATCGACGGGGTCGAGACGGGATCCGATCACCGCGACCTCTCCTTCGGGCTGGCGTACGGTGTCGCCATCTCGGAGTTCCGGTTGCTCGCCCGAGCCGTCTTCGTGGTGGACGCCGACGACCAGGTGGTGCACGTCGAGTACGTGCCCGAGGTCGGCCAGCACCCGGACTACGCCGCGGCACTCGAAGCGGCGGGTAAAGCCGCGAGCTGA
- a CDS encoding acyl-CoA dehydrogenase family protein: MSSTTKAPPREELVRRATELVPLLRKHAEWTEENRRLHDETIEGLAAAGIFRMRTPARYGGYESDSQTLNDVMVQLGRGDGAVGWTASVWAIPGWMVGMFPDAVQDEVYSTPDVRVCGTLSPSGMATPKDGGMVINGRWSFISGALHSHWQEIIAMAPAPDGVNMWPVMALVPMSDLQVIDDWYASGLKGSGSVTTVANDLFVPQERILPMPVVLQGQTVSALNAGIPMYRNPLIGVANASSVGTAIGLAEAARELFFERLGDRKITYTSYDHQAEAPITHYKVTDATMKIDQAKFHADRITRLVDTKGASGDQWTLEERARTRADVGMVSALTKAAVDVLSLASGGSSVYSKVPMQRITRDIHAFNLHALLAPEPNFEIYGRVLCGLEPNTLYI, from the coding sequence ATGAGCAGCACGACAAAGGCACCGCCGAGGGAAGAGCTGGTTCGGCGTGCCACGGAACTGGTGCCACTACTACGGAAGCACGCCGAGTGGACCGAGGAGAACCGGCGGCTGCACGACGAGACCATCGAGGGCCTCGCCGCCGCCGGTATCTTCCGGATGCGGACCCCGGCCCGGTACGGCGGTTACGAGTCGGACAGCCAGACCCTGAACGACGTCATGGTGCAGCTCGGCCGGGGCGACGGTGCGGTGGGCTGGACGGCGTCGGTGTGGGCCATTCCGGGGTGGATGGTCGGCATGTTCCCGGACGCGGTGCAGGACGAGGTGTACTCGACCCCGGACGTCCGGGTCTGCGGAACGCTCAGTCCGTCCGGCATGGCCACGCCGAAGGACGGCGGCATGGTGATCAACGGGCGGTGGAGCTTCATCAGTGGCGCCCTGCACAGCCACTGGCAGGAGATCATCGCCATGGCGCCGGCACCGGACGGGGTCAACATGTGGCCGGTCATGGCGCTGGTCCCGATGTCGGATCTCCAGGTCATCGACGACTGGTACGCCTCGGGCCTGAAGGGTTCCGGGAGCGTCACCACGGTCGCCAACGATCTCTTCGTCCCGCAGGAGCGCATCCTGCCGATGCCCGTGGTGCTCCAGGGGCAGACCGTCTCGGCGCTCAACGCCGGGATCCCGATGTACCGCAACCCGCTGATCGGCGTCGCCAACGCCAGTTCGGTCGGTACGGCGATCGGTCTGGCCGAGGCCGCCCGGGAGCTGTTCTTCGAGCGCCTCGGTGACCGCAAGATCACGTACACCAGCTACGACCACCAGGCCGAGGCGCCGATCACCCACTACAAGGTGACCGACGCGACGATGAAGATCGACCAGGCCAAGTTCCACGCCGACCGGATCACCCGACTGGTGGACACCAAGGGCGCCAGCGGCGATCAGTGGACGCTGGAGGAGCGGGCGCGTACGCGCGCCGACGTCGGCATGGTCTCCGCGCTGACCAAGGCGGCGGTGGACGTGTTGAGCCTGGCCAGCGGGGGATCGTCGGTCTACAGCAAGGTACCCATGCAGCGGATCACCCGGGACATCCACGCGTTCAACCTGCACGCGCTCCTCGCGCCGGAGCCGAACTTCGAGATCTACGGGCGGGTGCTCTGCGGGCTCGAACCCAACACGCTCTACATCTGA
- a CDS encoding SgcJ/EcaC family oxidoreductase translates to MTAPKSWGDASAILAAAGVKEDPSYYREFTGDDEKAVLTVAKRIQAAWKTNDADTFADVFTENGSLLMRDNQLKSREEIRSYMAEGFNGPLKGAYVKGWPIEIKFFTDDVAMVITEGGILFPGDAEIAAENFIRATWIIAKQPDGQLNLVSHQSSPVKG, encoded by the coding sequence ATGACTGCGCCGAAATCGTGGGGGGACGCGTCGGCGATTCTCGCTGCGGCAGGCGTCAAGGAGGACCCCTCCTACTACCGCGAGTTCACCGGGGATGACGAGAAGGCCGTACTCACGGTGGCCAAGCGGATTCAGGCGGCCTGGAAGACCAATGACGCGGACACGTTCGCCGATGTGTTCACCGAAAATGGCAGCCTGTTGATGCGGGACAACCAGTTGAAGAGCCGCGAGGAAATTCGGTCGTACATGGCCGAGGGTTTCAACGGCCCGCTCAAGGGTGCCTACGTGAAGGGTTGGCCGATCGAGATCAAGTTCTTCACCGACGACGTCGCCATGGTCATCACCGAGGGCGGGATCCTGTTCCCCGGCGATGCCGAGATCGCGGCCGAGAACTTCATCCGGGCCACCTGGATTATCGCCAAGCAGCCCGATGGTCAACTGAACCTCGTTTCTCACCAGAGCAGCCCCGTCAAGGGCTGA
- a CDS encoding SgcJ/EcaC family oxidoreductase yields MTNEAAALVAGAKQWASYYGDFPNGEEGAVLTAPLRIRAAWAANDADAFADMFVENGSMLVGDRQLMNREEIRSYMAEAFAGGYGGSRLTEEPREIRLLTDSVAVAITEGGVIRNGDENLAPTDEVRTMWVLVKHDGYWRVASHQTSPIKG; encoded by the coding sequence ATGACCAACGAGGCCGCCGCGCTTGTCGCGGGCGCCAAGCAATGGGCCAGTTACTACGGTGACTTCCCCAACGGGGAGGAAGGCGCGGTCCTGACCGCTCCACTGCGCATCCGGGCCGCCTGGGCGGCCAACGACGCGGACGCGTTCGCCGACATGTTCGTCGAGAACGGCAGCATGCTCGTCGGCGACCGGCAACTGATGAACCGCGAGGAGATCCGGTCGTACATGGCCGAGGCGTTCGCCGGAGGTTACGGCGGGTCGCGGCTGACCGAGGAACCGCGCGAGATCCGTCTGCTGACCGACTCGGTCGCCGTCGCCATCACCGAGGGCGGCGTCATTCGGAACGGGGACGAGAACCTCGCTCCCACCGACGAGGTCCGGACCATGTGGGTGCTCGTCAAGCACGACGGCTACTGGCGCGTTGCCTCGCACCAGACCAGCCCGATCAAGGGCTGA
- a CDS encoding SgcJ/EcaC family oxidoreductase: MSTSTVSKEDQLSAYYGPFTSAQEKEVLSVPLRLVGAWAHNDADGVADVFTDDGILILPGDVYKKGREEVRVFMAAAYAGPFKGTGVTGNPVDVRFVSDDVALLRTHGGILAPGATDIDPQLAVRSTWVCVKKDGQWQLAGYQNSPRGEGATLRW, encoded by the coding sequence ATGTCCACAAGCACCGTCAGCAAGGAAGACCAACTCAGCGCCTATTACGGCCCGTTCACCAGCGCGCAGGAAAAAGAGGTGCTCAGTGTGCCGCTGCGGCTGGTCGGGGCGTGGGCGCATAACGACGCCGACGGCGTGGCCGACGTGTTCACCGATGACGGCATCCTGATCCTGCCGGGTGACGTGTACAAGAAGGGCCGGGAAGAGGTCCGGGTCTTCATGGCGGCCGCGTACGCGGGTCCGTTCAAGGGCACCGGCGTGACCGGCAACCCGGTCGACGTGCGCTTCGTCTCCGACGACGTCGCGCTGCTGCGCACCCACGGCGGAATCCTGGCCCCGGGGGCGACCGACATCGACCCCCAGCTCGCCGTGCGTTCCACCTGGGTGTGTGTGAAGAAGGACGGCCAGTGGCAGCTCGCTGGCTACCAGAACAGCCCGCGGGGCGAAGGCGCCACCCTCCGCTGGTGA
- a CDS encoding winged helix-turn-helix transcriptional regulator produces the protein MGKRRYDDGCGVAHALDLVGERWALLIVRDLLLGPKRFTDLQAGLPGAGPNVLSQRLRDLQHIGVVRRRTLPPPAGSQVYELTDWGAELEPIVTAMGFWGARSPVVPRTGEVRADSTMLLLRSHFRPQPARTWTASYEFRLGRDIFAVRVVDGRLAELSRGQAYDRPDAVVETDSMTLGALLGGQQRVAAAVTTGKLRLTGDPASVRRLFDACTAAVRPAATTAPGTGTG, from the coding sequence GTGGGCAAACGCAGATACGACGACGGATGCGGGGTCGCGCACGCGTTGGACCTGGTGGGCGAGCGCTGGGCCCTGTTGATCGTCCGCGACCTGCTGCTCGGCCCGAAGCGGTTCACCGACCTACAGGCCGGTCTGCCGGGGGCCGGGCCGAACGTGTTGTCGCAACGTCTGCGCGACCTACAGCACATCGGCGTGGTCCGCCGGCGCACCCTGCCGCCGCCCGCCGGTTCGCAGGTCTACGAGCTGACCGACTGGGGTGCCGAGCTCGAACCGATCGTCACCGCGATGGGGTTCTGGGGCGCCCGCTCACCCGTCGTACCCCGGACCGGGGAGGTCCGCGCCGACTCGACCATGCTCCTGTTGCGCAGCCACTTCCGTCCGCAACCGGCGCGCACCTGGACCGCGAGCTACGAGTTCCGGCTGGGCCGCGACATCTTCGCCGTACGGGTGGTCGACGGTCGGCTCGCCGAGCTGAGCCGGGGACAGGCGTACGACCGGCCGGACGCGGTCGTCGAGACCGACTCCATGACCCTGGGCGCGCTGCTGGGCGGGCAACAGCGGGTGGCAGCGGCGGTCACCACCGGGAAACTGAGGCTCACCGGGGACCCGGCGTCGGTCCGGCGGCTCTTCGACGCCTGCACCGCGGCGGTCCGCCCGGCCGCCACGACGGCTCCGGGCACCGGCACCGGCTGA
- a CDS encoding DUF899 domain-containing protein, with protein sequence MNLPRIVSPDEWQAARDALLVKEKEATRAQDALAAERRRLPMVAFPKEYVFETPEGGKASLLDLFDGRRQLIVYHFMLAAGSDHRCPGCASFTDNIGHLAHLRARDTNLVLVAPAPQSEIGPYQSRMGWTVPWYSSYGSDFNADCGIDGGFGLSVFLRDGDSVFRSYFTTRRGADRLRIDFNLLDMTPLGRQEDWEDSPAGWPQSPPYQWWRLHDEYEDHVASR encoded by the coding sequence ATGAACCTCCCGCGGATCGTGTCACCGGACGAGTGGCAGGCTGCCCGAGACGCGTTGCTCGTCAAGGAGAAGGAAGCCACCCGCGCCCAGGACGCGCTGGCCGCCGAGCGGCGCAGGCTGCCGATGGTCGCGTTCCCGAAGGAGTACGTGTTCGAGACCCCCGAAGGCGGCAAGGCGAGCCTGCTCGATCTCTTCGACGGGCGTCGCCAGCTCATCGTCTACCACTTCATGCTGGCCGCGGGCTCCGACCACCGCTGTCCCGGCTGCGCCAGTTTCACCGACAACATCGGGCACCTGGCCCATCTGCGGGCCCGGGACACCAACCTGGTGCTGGTGGCCCCCGCGCCCCAGTCCGAGATCGGGCCGTACCAGTCGCGGATGGGTTGGACGGTGCCCTGGTACTCGTCGTACGGCAGCGACTTCAACGCCGACTGTGGCATCGACGGGGGGTTCGGGCTGAGTGTCTTCCTCCGCGACGGCGACAGCGTGTTCCGCAGCTACTTCACCACCCGCCGGGGAGCCGACCGGCTCCGGATCGACTTCAACCTGCTGGACATGACCCCGCTCGGCCGGCAGGAGGACTGGGAGGACTCGCCCGCCGGATGGCCGCAGTCGCCGCCCTACCAGTGGTGGCGACTCCACGACGAGTACGAGGACCACGTCGCGTCCCGCTGA
- a CDS encoding MerR family transcriptional regulator — MKISTLSRQSGVSVATIKFYLREQLLPPGTPTARNQAEYNQDHLTRLKLIRVFTGIGMMSLACVREVLTAIDDKGLTAQGLARVITRALLADHTPEESEPDPRDSSQSRIDEFVDNVGWQVEPDAPARSTLAQVFTALQYLGWDGEAEVFELYASTAESLARREVVAAPPQESAAALVARTVLYEVAFAAMRRMAYEHHLALRAGNGPAPDPDEPAD; from the coding sequence ATGAAAATTTCGACACTGAGCAGGCAGAGTGGGGTCTCGGTTGCGACGATCAAGTTCTATCTCAGAGAACAACTACTACCGCCGGGTACACCCACTGCACGAAATCAAGCCGAATATAACCAAGACCATCTTACGCGATTAAAACTGATCCGCGTGTTCACCGGCATAGGAATGATGAGCCTTGCCTGTGTCCGCGAGGTACTGACGGCGATCGACGACAAAGGTCTCACAGCGCAGGGCCTGGCGAGGGTTATCACCAGGGCGCTGCTCGCGGACCACACGCCGGAGGAGTCCGAACCCGACCCCAGGGATTCGTCGCAGTCCCGCATCGACGAGTTCGTCGACAATGTCGGCTGGCAGGTCGAGCCCGACGCGCCGGCCCGGAGCACCCTGGCGCAGGTCTTCACCGCGTTGCAGTACCTCGGCTGGGACGGCGAGGCAGAGGTCTTCGAGCTGTACGCCTCCACCGCCGAATCCCTGGCCAGGCGGGAGGTGGTGGCCGCTCCGCCGCAGGAGAGCGCGGCCGCCCTGGTCGCGCGCACCGTGCTCTACGAGGTTGCCTTCGCCGCCATGCGCCGGATGGCGTACGAGCACCATCTCGCGCTTCGCGCCGGGAACGGCCCCGCACCCGACCCGGACGAGCCGGCCGACTGA
- a CDS encoding copper resistance CopC family protein: protein MLVVFAALAIGVPAVVGGPEVELTGISPADGATVPGPPVEVALDFTGPVVSDDFHVTVANLRGAVVSSGAARLDGQRVVVPVGLLPAGGYRVAYHVALADGRELDGVTDFTVAGGSERWVAPAPEAAPTGAHGHGGADPLSIVLTCVALLLIGALLNLLLRRPRPR from the coding sequence GTGCTGGTGGTTTTCGCGGCACTGGCGATCGGCGTACCGGCGGTCGTGGGTGGACCGGAGGTCGAGCTGACCGGGATCAGCCCGGCCGACGGCGCGACGGTGCCCGGACCGCCGGTCGAGGTGGCGCTGGACTTCACCGGGCCGGTCGTCTCCGACGACTTCCACGTCACGGTCGCGAACCTGCGCGGCGCGGTGGTGAGCAGTGGCGCGGCGCGACTGGATGGTCAACGGGTAGTGGTGCCGGTCGGTCTGCTGCCGGCCGGCGGCTACCGGGTGGCGTACCACGTGGCGCTCGCCGACGGGCGGGAGCTGGACGGGGTGACCGACTTCACCGTCGCGGGCGGCTCGGAACGCTGGGTCGCACCGGCGCCGGAGGCCGCTCCGACCGGCGCCCACGGCCACGGCGGCGCCGACCCGCTGAGCATCGTGTTGACCTGCGTCGCCCTCCTGCTCATCGGCGCGCTCCTGAACCTTCTGCTCCGCCGCCCCCGCCCGCGTTGA
- a CDS encoding carboxymuconolactone decarboxylase family protein: MVVKRIAASVVQRQVKYVTPVPVAAARGTLGEVYAQVSEEMGLVVPPVQLHSPVPDLAAAYWMLMRETLLPVGAVDRQTKEAVATAVSVANICPYCVDMHSLGMYELGTEHDAEALVADKVEELDDEHTRLVATWARVAHQPEAALAGVLPFGPAERAELVGVVVAMHYLSRMVNVFLSSFLIPPRLNAAGRRRFKRGASIMLRSTLRAERLPGRSVELLPSAPLPSGAEWAAGDPAIASAVGRADATFEAAGVRSLTPTVRDLVRRRLGQWRGEETGLSRRWCERLVEEMPPAEQVAARLALLTAFASYQVDEHVVREFRTWHPDDTALLDVTAWASYVAARQVGTWYAPATLAAGPVEPSPGR; the protein is encoded by the coding sequence ATGGTCGTCAAGCGGATAGCGGCGTCAGTGGTTCAACGTCAGGTCAAGTACGTCACTCCGGTTCCGGTGGCAGCCGCCAGGGGAACCCTCGGCGAGGTGTACGCGCAGGTGTCGGAGGAGATGGGGCTCGTCGTCCCACCGGTGCAGTTGCACTCGCCGGTGCCGGACCTGGCCGCCGCGTACTGGATGCTCATGCGCGAGACGCTGCTACCGGTCGGAGCGGTGGATCGGCAGACCAAGGAGGCGGTGGCGACCGCGGTGTCGGTGGCCAACATCTGCCCGTACTGCGTGGACATGCACAGCCTCGGCATGTACGAGCTGGGCACCGAGCACGACGCGGAGGCGCTGGTCGCCGACAAGGTCGAGGAGCTCGACGACGAGCACACCCGGTTGGTGGCGACGTGGGCCCGGGTGGCGCACCAACCCGAGGCGGCCCTGGCCGGCGTGTTGCCGTTCGGGCCGGCGGAGCGGGCCGAGCTGGTCGGCGTGGTGGTGGCGATGCACTACCTGAGCCGGATGGTGAACGTGTTCCTGTCCAGCTTCCTCATTCCGCCCCGGCTCAACGCCGCCGGCCGCCGCCGGTTCAAGCGCGGCGCCAGCATCATGCTGCGCTCGACCCTGCGCGCCGAACGTCTGCCCGGACGGTCGGTGGAGCTGCTGCCGTCGGCCCCGCTGCCGTCCGGGGCGGAGTGGGCGGCCGGGGATCCGGCGATCGCGTCGGCGGTCGGTCGCGCCGACGCCACGTTCGAGGCGGCCGGCGTCCGGTCGCTCACCCCGACCGTACGGGACCTGGTCCGGCGTCGGCTGGGGCAGTGGCGCGGCGAGGAGACCGGGTTGAGCCGTCGCTGGTGTGAGCGGCTGGTCGAGGAGATGCCGCCGGCGGAACAGGTCGCCGCCCGGCTGGCCCTGCTGACCGCGTTCGCGTCCTACCAGGTCGACGAGCACGTGGTGCGGGAGTTCCGTACCTGGCACCCGGACGACACGGCGCTACTCGACGTCACGGCGTGGGCGAGCTACGTCGCCGCCCGCCAGGTGGGCACCTGGTACGCCCCGGCGACCCTGGCCGCGGGCCCGGTGGAGCCGTCGCCGGGCCGGTGA
- a CDS encoding DUF5987 family protein, whose translation MTLEAYADTIVPGERRTPDDRAIAGVSVGGGAVASGAVELLELPGSGLGEMLEGFMAMLNGHAEEYAAEQSLTLDESVPAFVALPFPDRTALVVRLTAQDHPEKGVWIGLAMFSNMAFDSAAHMPTLDALAAGHPGLLTIGYLKPEPDGVWRFPRFSYGRALSQLHPHTTATGSPA comes from the coding sequence ATGACGCTGGAGGCGTACGCCGACACGATCGTTCCGGGCGAGCGGCGAACGCCGGACGACCGGGCCATCGCCGGGGTGTCGGTGGGCGGCGGCGCGGTCGCCTCCGGCGCGGTGGAGCTGCTCGAACTGCCGGGCAGCGGTCTCGGTGAGATGCTCGAAGGCTTCATGGCGATGCTCAACGGCCACGCCGAGGAGTACGCCGCCGAGCAGTCGCTCACCCTCGACGAGTCGGTTCCCGCCTTCGTCGCGCTGCCGTTCCCCGACCGTACCGCCCTGGTGGTGCGGCTGACCGCGCAGGACCACCCGGAGAAGGGCGTCTGGATCGGCCTGGCGATGTTCAGCAACATGGCCTTCGACAGCGCCGCCCACATGCCCACCCTCGACGCCCTCGCCGCCGGCCACCCCGGACTGCTCACGATCGGCTACCTCAAGCCCGAGCCGGACGGCGTCTGGCGGTTCCCGCGCTTCTCGTACGGCCGCGCCCTGTCCCAGCTCCACCCACACACCACCGCCACCGGGAGTCCCGCATGA